In a genomic window of Nocardiopsis mwathae:
- a CDS encoding Trm112 family protein — MSAKIDDWLLEILACPKSKAPLRLDAEAGELVCDESGLAYPIRDGIPVLLVDEAREIR, encoded by the coding sequence ATGAGCGCGAAGATCGACGACTGGCTGCTGGAGATTCTGGCCTGCCCCAAGAGCAAGGCGCCGCTGCGCCTTGACGCGGAGGCGGGCGAGCTGGTCTGCGACGAGAGCGGGCTGGCCTACCCGATCCGCGACGGAATCCCCGTCCTGCTCGTCGACGAGGCCCGCGAGATCCGCTGA
- a CDS encoding WhiB family transcriptional regulator yields MSEVIPLAHGADDDLGWQERALCAQTDPEAFFPEKGGSTREAKKVCHSCEVRAECLEYALEHDERFGIWGGLSERERRRLKKAAGQDFDFLADLL; encoded by the coding sequence ATGAGCGAGGTCATCCCGCTGGCGCACGGCGCAGATGATGATCTGGGCTGGCAGGAACGCGCCTTGTGTGCGCAGACCGATCCCGAGGCGTTCTTCCCCGAGAAGGGCGGCTCGACACGGGAGGCGAAGAAGGTCTGCCACTCCTGCGAGGTGCGGGCGGAGTGCCTGGAATACGCGCTGGAGCACGATGAGCGCTTCGGCATCTGGGGGGGACTCTCCGAGCGCGAACGTCGTCGGTTGAAGAAAGCCGCCGGTCAGGATTTCGATTTCCTGGCTGACCTTCTGTAA
- a CDS encoding serine/threonine-protein kinase, whose translation MPGPESLMPSDPSAFGDYTVVGRLGKGGQGVVYLGRDPDGDEYAIKVLNDEWSQDTDLRRRFEKEVRAARKVASFCTAAIHDARLDEDPPYVVSEYVPGQSLQEAVVAKGPHKGAQLQRLAVSTATALVAIHQAGIVHRDFKPGNVLLGPDGPRVIDFGIARVVDGTATMTNSIVGTPSYMAPEQIEGKNITDRVDIFAWGCVVAFASTGNAPFGQDSVPAVVHRVVSAPPDLDGVPDALLPIVSQCLDKDPDRRPSAQALLMRLLGHDDPADSTSTADAVREGERIAEAGAPSGLRAPHGPATPSGPQTPFPAPGQPGPVMGARPMTGPQQGAYVPMANQPGPQPPHGGRPGPTGAHPSMGAHYAPPAGPNTTYGAMHGMPTQAPRPAMPPQKQAARQNAPEDPIFSQGWMVPAVLIAIIILVLLLVLLSIG comes from the coding sequence ATGCCCGGTCCCGAGTCGCTGATGCCGAGCGATCCCAGCGCCTTCGGCGACTACACCGTGGTCGGACGCCTCGGCAAGGGCGGCCAGGGCGTCGTCTACCTCGGCCGGGACCCGGACGGCGACGAGTACGCGATCAAGGTCCTCAACGACGAGTGGTCCCAGGACACCGACCTCCGCAGGCGCTTCGAGAAGGAGGTCCGGGCCGCGCGGAAGGTGGCGTCCTTCTGCACCGCGGCGATCCACGACGCCCGGCTCGACGAGGACCCGCCCTACGTCGTCAGCGAGTACGTCCCCGGCCAGTCGCTGCAGGAGGCGGTGGTGGCCAAGGGGCCGCACAAGGGCGCCCAGCTGCAGCGGCTCGCCGTGTCGACCGCGACCGCGCTGGTCGCCATCCACCAGGCGGGGATCGTGCACCGGGACTTCAAGCCCGGCAACGTGCTCCTGGGGCCGGACGGGCCGCGGGTGATCGACTTCGGCATCGCCCGTGTCGTCGACGGCACCGCCACCATGACCAACTCGATCGTCGGCACCCCCTCCTACATGGCGCCGGAGCAGATCGAGGGCAAGAACATCACCGACAGGGTGGACATCTTCGCCTGGGGCTGCGTGGTCGCGTTCGCGTCCACCGGCAACGCCCCCTTCGGCCAGGACAGCGTGCCCGCGGTCGTGCACCGCGTCGTCAGCGCTCCGCCCGACCTTGACGGGGTGCCCGACGCGCTGCTGCCCATCGTGAGCCAGTGCCTGGACAAGGACCCCGACCGGCGTCCCAGCGCCCAGGCGCTGCTGATGCGGCTCCTCGGGCACGACGACCCCGCCGACTCCACCTCCACGGCGGACGCCGTCCGCGAGGGCGAGCGCATCGCCGAGGCGGGCGCCCCCAGCGGCCTGCGGGCGCCCCACGGTCCGGCGACCCCGAGCGGACCGCAGACCCCGTTCCCCGCGCCCGGGCAGCCGGGGCCGGTCATGGGCGCCCGGCCGATGACCGGGCCGCAGCAGGGCGCCTACGTGCCCATGGCCAACCAGCCCGGACCGCAGCCGCCGCACGGGGGCCGCCCCGGCCCGACCGGCGCCCACCCGAGCATGGGAGCCCACTACGCGCCGCCCGCCGGGCCGAACACCACCTACGGGGCCATGCACGGCATGCCCACCCAGGCGCCACGCCCCGCCATGCCGCCGCAGAAGCAGGCCGCACGTCAGAACGCGCCGGAGGACCCGATCTTCTCGCAGGGGTGGATGGTCCCCGCGGTGCTGATCGCGATCATCATCCTGGTCCTGCTGCTCGTGCTGCTCTCGATCGGGTAG
- the cofD gene encoding 2-phospho-L-lactate transferase: protein MRIVVLAGGVGGARFLRGLKAALGIGADAPENDSTITVIGNTGDDITLFGLRVCPDLDTVMYTLGGGADEARGWGRADETFTVKEELAAYGMQPTWFGLGDRDFATHIVRAQMMAADYPLSAITAALCDRWQPGVRLLPMTDDRVETHVLVNDEGGRRAIHFQEWWVRHRAAIPAEQIIGAGAADATPAPGVLEAIAEADAVLLPPSNPVVSIGTILNVPGIRDAVAAKTVVGVSPIIGGAPVRGHADACLTAIGVETSARAVAEHYGPELLDGWLVDEADEGVSVEGIEVRSRPLYMSDPEATRELARAALDLAVELKDRASDTGGRTAAKEARP, encoded by the coding sequence ATGCGGATAGTCGTGCTGGCTGGCGGGGTCGGAGGCGCGCGGTTCCTGCGCGGCCTCAAAGCGGCGCTCGGAATCGGGGCGGACGCCCCAGAGAACGATTCGACCATAACGGTCATTGGCAATACGGGCGATGACATCACACTTTTCGGCTTGCGGGTCTGCCCGGACCTGGACACCGTGATGTACACGCTCGGCGGCGGCGCCGACGAGGCCCGGGGCTGGGGTCGCGCCGACGAGACCTTCACGGTCAAGGAGGAGCTGGCCGCCTACGGGATGCAGCCCACCTGGTTCGGCCTGGGTGACCGGGACTTCGCCACACACATCGTGCGGGCGCAGATGATGGCGGCCGACTACCCTCTCTCCGCCATCACCGCGGCCCTGTGCGACCGCTGGCAGCCGGGCGTGCGGCTGCTGCCCATGACCGATGACCGCGTCGAGACGCACGTGCTCGTCAACGACGAGGGGGGCCGCCGCGCCATCCACTTCCAGGAGTGGTGGGTGCGGCACCGGGCCGCGATCCCCGCGGAGCAGATCATCGGGGCCGGAGCCGCCGACGCCACGCCGGCACCGGGCGTGCTGGAGGCGATCGCGGAGGCGGACGCCGTGCTGCTGCCGCCGTCGAACCCGGTGGTCAGCATCGGCACCATCCTCAACGTCCCCGGTATCCGCGACGCCGTCGCCGCCAAGACGGTCGTCGGGGTCTCCCCCATCATCGGCGGCGCCCCTGTGCGCGGGCACGCCGACGCATGCCTGACCGCGATCGGCGTGGAGACCAGTGCCCGGGCCGTGGCCGAGCACTACGGGCCCGAGCTCCTGGACGGCTGGCTGGTGGACGAGGCCGACGAAGGGGTGAGTGTCGAGGGCATCGAGGTCCGCTCCCGCCCCCTCTACATGAGCGACCCCGAGGCCACCCGGGAACTCGCCCGCGCCGCCCTGGACCTGGCCGTGGAACTGAAGGACCGCGCCTCCGACACCGGCGGCCGGACTGCGGCGAAGGAGGCTCGCCCATGA
- a CDS encoding DUF3499 family protein, translating into MSVVRRCSRTACRQPAVFTLTYVYADSTAVLGPLAAYVEPHCYDLCAMHAERLTAPRGWEVVRLPADNTGGGPGSDDLEALANAVREAARPPAVRDPVGQGVETHRRGHLRVVKSEPQRPQHPPDQRPGRPPRDA; encoded by the coding sequence GTGAGCGTTGTCCGACGCTGCTCGCGTACCGCGTGCAGGCAGCCAGCAGTCTTCACGCTCACCTATGTCTACGCCGACTCCACCGCGGTCCTCGGCCCGCTCGCCGCCTACGTCGAGCCGCACTGCTACGACCTGTGCGCCATGCACGCCGAACGCCTCACCGCGCCGCGCGGCTGGGAGGTCGTGCGGCTGCCCGCCGACAACACCGGCGGCGGCCCCGGCAGCGACGACCTGGAGGCGCTGGCCAACGCCGTCCGCGAGGCGGCCCGACCACCGGCCGTGCGCGACCCCGTCGGACAGGGTGTCGAAACCCACCGCCGCGGCCACCTGCGCGTCGTGAAATCCGAGCCGCAGCGCCCCCAGCACCCACCTGACCAGCGCCCGGGCCGCCCGCCGCGCGACGCCTGA
- a CDS encoding glycosyltransferase translates to MPPLDPARHIVTAVIVTHDGDRWLPETLESVREQSRPVQRVVGVDTGSRDDSGRILAEFIAADAITTLPRDTGYGDAVRAGLRLPRARAEFPGAAPDATEWIWLIHDDCTPEPDALHHLLLAAGDNPRAVVLGPKLRDWFDRRLLVEVGVTIDGAGRRETGLEPREFDHGQHDGTRQVLAVSSAGMLVRRDVWDELDGFDRGLPLFRDDIDFCWRVGGAGHRVLIVTDAVAYHAEAAARRRRTIDASGGHPRRIDRRNALFVLLANLPFGGMVGALLRNTVGSLLRVLMYVIAKQPANAFDEAAAIASVYFSPRRLARARFRRRRNRRRTYSAIAPFLARGVAMRRLTEMAVNVMTGSTALDTAGRHQAVVAPPERAEDDDDPLRDDQSVLRRFITHPGVLLIVALTAVTLVAERSLLAGDHLAGGALAPVAGGASDLWVLYLASMHDVGIGSGAPAPPYVGLLALFSTLTLGDPRTAVTVVLLGCVPLAGFTAYRLARRVLHFRPAQLWMAGSYALLPMATGAVAQGRLGTALVHALFPVLGILLIQVLTLPGRRSRRAAWALGLFLSIATAFVPLVWLLSLVTGAVVLAAFGHLGRSLYVSVGIALATPLVLLLPWSWELLTTPSMWLLEAGLHRPELSAPPATPEALLMLSPGGPGNPPIWVTGGFIAAALCALLLLRSRMVVAVGWSMALVGILVAILISRIVVEAPYGGPAAPAWPGVALAFAATAMLLSAATAAQSFDGMWKAGGRSRLFASGVAALAVTTPLSAAAVWMLGGVEGLDADAPRMVPGLLGAVSDDGTQPRALVVNPTEDGAVRYSVLRGREPRVGEEQIPADPGPGAVLDRAVAGLAAGRGGDEADVLAGLGIGYVVVPRPEVGSAADVTVVDTMDGTPGLARLQLTEDFAMWRVDRPAGRVQVLGEGEPVVLRADAGEPVAVDVPEGEPDRTLLLAEPADGRWSARLDDGTELTPAEADNGMQAFELPAAGGRVEIARSDVLRLTWLLVQGALLAVVVVFALPGVRTEEDIRAQAATPAPRPRRPARPRSRSRSRSGGHGTGRGGAGGGRRGRRGRGLKREQKGEAR, encoded by the coding sequence GTGCCACCCCTGGACCCCGCTCGCCACATCGTCACGGCCGTCATCGTCACCCATGACGGAGACCGCTGGTTGCCGGAGACGCTGGAGTCCGTCCGCGAGCAGTCGCGACCGGTGCAGCGCGTCGTCGGAGTCGACACCGGCAGCCGCGACGACAGCGGCCGGATCCTCGCCGAGTTCATCGCCGCCGACGCGATCACCACCCTGCCCCGCGACACCGGCTACGGTGACGCCGTGCGCGCGGGCCTGCGGCTGCCCCGCGCCCGAGCCGAGTTCCCCGGCGCAGCGCCGGACGCCACCGAGTGGATCTGGCTCATCCACGACGACTGCACGCCCGAGCCCGACGCGCTGCACCACCTCCTCCTCGCCGCCGGCGACAACCCCCGCGCGGTGGTGCTGGGCCCCAAGCTCCGCGACTGGTTCGACCGGCGCCTGCTGGTCGAGGTCGGCGTGACCATCGACGGCGCCGGCCGCCGGGAGACCGGCCTGGAGCCGCGCGAGTTCGACCACGGGCAGCACGACGGGACCCGCCAGGTCCTGGCCGTCTCCAGCGCGGGGATGCTGGTCCGCCGCGACGTGTGGGACGAACTCGACGGCTTCGACCGCGGCCTGCCGCTGTTCCGCGACGACATCGACTTCTGCTGGCGTGTCGGCGGCGCCGGGCACCGCGTCCTCATCGTCACCGACGCCGTGGCCTACCACGCCGAGGCGGCGGCGCGCCGCCGCCGCACCATCGACGCCAGCGGCGGCCACCCGCGCCGGATCGACCGCCGCAACGCCCTGTTCGTGCTACTGGCGAACCTGCCCTTCGGCGGCATGGTCGGGGCGCTGCTGCGCAACACCGTCGGCTCGCTCCTGCGCGTGCTCATGTACGTCATCGCCAAGCAGCCGGCCAACGCCTTCGACGAGGCGGCGGCGATCGCATCGGTCTACTTCAGCCCCCGGCGCCTGGCCCGCGCCCGCTTTCGGCGGCGGCGCAACCGACGCCGCACCTACAGCGCGATCGCGCCGTTCCTCGCCCGCGGCGTGGCCATGCGGCGGCTCACCGAGATGGCCGTCAACGTCATGACGGGCTCCACGGCGCTGGACACCGCCGGGCGGCACCAGGCGGTCGTCGCCCCGCCGGAGCGCGCCGAGGACGACGACGATCCGCTGCGCGACGACCAGAGCGTGCTGCGCCGGTTCATCACCCACCCGGGCGTGCTGCTGATCGTGGCGCTGACCGCGGTGACGCTGGTGGCCGAGCGGTCCCTGCTGGCCGGGGACCACCTCGCCGGAGGCGCGCTCGCCCCCGTGGCCGGCGGCGCCTCCGACCTGTGGGTGCTGTACCTGGCGAGCATGCACGACGTCGGCATCGGCTCGGGCGCACCGGCCCCGCCCTACGTCGGGCTGCTCGCCCTGTTCTCCACGCTGACCCTGGGCGACCCGCGCACCGCCGTCACCGTCGTCCTGCTCGGCTGCGTCCCGCTGGCGGGCTTCACCGCCTACCGGCTGGCCCGGCGGGTGCTGCACTTCCGCCCCGCGCAGCTGTGGATGGCCGGGTCCTACGCCCTGCTGCCGATGGCCACCGGCGCCGTCGCGCAGGGGCGGCTGGGGACGGCGCTCGTGCACGCCCTGTTCCCGGTGCTGGGCATCCTGCTGATCCAGGTGCTGACCCTGCCCGGGCGCCGCTCGCGGCGGGCGGCCTGGGCGCTGGGCCTGTTCCTGTCGATCGCCACCGCGTTCGTCCCGCTGGTCTGGCTGCTCTCCCTGGTCACCGGCGCGGTCGTGCTCGCGGCGTTCGGACACCTGGGGCGCAGCCTCTACGTCAGCGTCGGTATCGCGCTGGCCACCCCCCTGGTGTTGCTCCTGCCATGGTCGTGGGAGCTGCTCACCACCCCCTCGATGTGGCTGTTGGAGGCCGGTCTGCACCGGCCCGAGCTGTCGGCTCCGCCCGCGACCCCCGAGGCGCTGCTCATGCTGTCGCCCGGCGGCCCCGGCAACCCGCCGATCTGGGTCACCGGAGGCTTCATCGCCGCCGCGCTGTGCGCGCTGCTGCTGCTCCGCAGCCGGATGGTGGTCGCGGTCGGCTGGAGCATGGCCCTGGTCGGCATCCTCGTGGCGATCCTCATCAGCCGCATCGTCGTCGAGGCTCCCTACGGTGGCCCCGCCGCCCCCGCGTGGCCGGGTGTCGCCCTGGCGTTCGCCGCGACGGCGATGCTGCTGTCGGCCGCGACCGCCGCGCAATCCTTCGACGGGATGTGGAAGGCGGGCGGGCGCAGTCGCCTGTTCGCCTCCGGTGTGGCCGCGCTCGCCGTGACCACCCCGCTGTCCGCGGCGGCCGTGTGGATGCTCGGTGGAGTGGAGGGACTGGACGCCGACGCCCCGCGGATGGTCCCGGGGCTGCTCGGCGCGGTCAGCGACGACGGCACCCAACCGCGCGCGCTCGTCGTCAACCCGACCGAGGACGGCGCGGTGCGCTACAGCGTGCTGCGCGGCCGCGAACCGCGCGTGGGCGAGGAGCAGATCCCCGCCGACCCCGGACCCGGCGCCGTGCTGGACCGGGCCGTGGCCGGGCTGGCCGCGGGACGGGGCGGCGACGAGGCCGACGTGCTCGCCGGCCTCGGCATCGGCTACGTGGTGGTGCCGCGGCCGGAGGTCGGCAGCGCGGCCGACGTCACCGTGGTCGACACCATGGACGGCACCCCGGGGCTGGCGCGGCTGCAGCTGACCGAAGACTTCGCCATGTGGCGGGTGGACCGCCCGGCCGGGCGGGTGCAGGTGCTCGGTGAGGGCGAACCGGTGGTGCTGCGGGCCGACGCCGGCGAGCCGGTGGCGGTCGATGTCCCCGAGGGCGAGCCGGATCGCACCCTGCTGCTGGCCGAGCCCGCCGACGGCCGGTGGAGTGCCCGGCTCGACGACGGCACCGAGCTCACGCCTGCGGAGGCCGACAACGGTATGCAGGCCTTCGAGCTGCCCGCCGCCGGCGGACGGGTCGAGATCGCCCGCAGCGACGTGCTGCGGCTGACCTGGCTGCTGGTGCAGGGGGCACTGCTGGCCGTGGTCGTGGTGTTCGCCCTGCCCGGTGTGCGCACCGAGGAGGACATCCGCGCGCAGGCCGCGACACCCGCGCCGCGCCCCCGCCGACCCGCCCGGCCGCGCTCGCGCTCCAGGAGCCGGAGCGGCGGGCACGGGACCGGCCGCGGCGGCGCGGGCGGCGGCAGGCGCGGCCGACGCGGCCGCGGCCTGAAGCGGGAGCAGAAGGGGGAAGCCCGGTGA
- a CDS encoding DUF5719 family protein yields the protein MRLIVENRFALLGLVAIALAALFGVAFATRSMGADAGAAAPAFEQVPVESALRVCPAPVGGDRESELSTYTPVGGTGGGTLSAGPDIEGAPPMGETGEAGRPWTQDVTDVERPTVVRAEGAMAAGLEAVQTTVGEDDPYVAQVRCIEPGVSTWFAAPGENGLEKLRVHVANVDGTAATVNVDVYTPDGPLVGEETRGVPVDAHGEAVIDLTGLVDGVDTAVVHVRTNVGRVAAALFAENTETGADWVAPTQAPAERLAIPGVPGGGGGRQLIVAATGEEAVTADVRVYTTEGELDHEGFTGLSIPPGASMPLSLQDALGRQEATIVVEADGPVVAGVATARSGGRDTAYAAAADPLEGTVDGRGILPAAPDGVSTRLLLGAPEGAATVVVTAVAEDGERGERQTVQVEAGHTTTADLETPDGAHVLMVEVAEDSGPVYAARVLSDGSGDKRVTATLPVLPAPAEVLLPPVQDTLTGVVP from the coding sequence GTGAGGCTGATCGTCGAGAACCGGTTCGCCCTGCTGGGACTGGTCGCGATCGCGCTGGCCGCGCTGTTCGGCGTGGCGTTCGCGACCCGCTCCATGGGGGCCGACGCCGGGGCCGCCGCCCCCGCCTTCGAGCAGGTGCCGGTGGAATCGGCGCTGCGGGTGTGCCCGGCGCCGGTCGGCGGCGACCGGGAGAGCGAGCTGTCGACCTACACCCCCGTGGGCGGGACGGGTGGCGGCACGCTGAGTGCCGGACCCGATATCGAGGGCGCCCCGCCCATGGGCGAGACGGGTGAGGCCGGTCGGCCGTGGACCCAGGATGTGACCGACGTCGAGCGGCCCACCGTCGTGCGGGCCGAGGGGGCCATGGCGGCCGGGTTGGAGGCCGTCCAGACGACCGTCGGCGAGGACGACCCCTACGTCGCCCAGGTGCGCTGCATCGAACCCGGCGTGAGCACGTGGTTCGCCGCACCCGGGGAGAACGGGCTGGAGAAGCTGCGGGTGCACGTGGCCAACGTCGACGGCACCGCCGCCACCGTCAACGTGGACGTCTACACACCCGACGGCCCGCTCGTCGGCGAGGAGACACGGGGGGTGCCGGTCGACGCCCACGGCGAGGCCGTGATCGACCTGACCGGCCTGGTCGACGGGGTGGACACGGCCGTGGTGCATGTCCGCACCAACGTCGGCCGGGTCGCGGCGGCCCTGTTCGCCGAGAACACCGAGACCGGCGCGGACTGGGTCGCGCCGACGCAGGCCCCGGCCGAGCGCCTGGCGATCCCGGGCGTCCCCGGCGGCGGGGGCGGTCGGCAGCTGATCGTCGCCGCGACGGGGGAGGAAGCCGTCACCGCGGACGTGCGCGTGTACACCACCGAGGGCGAACTGGACCACGAGGGCTTCACCGGCCTGAGTATCCCGCCGGGGGCGTCCATGCCGCTGAGCCTGCAGGACGCGCTGGGCCGGCAGGAGGCCACCATCGTCGTCGAGGCCGACGGCCCCGTCGTCGCGGGGGTGGCCACCGCGCGGTCGGGCGGCAGGGACACCGCGTACGCGGCCGCGGCGGACCCGCTGGAGGGGACGGTCGACGGTCGCGGCATCCTCCCGGCGGCCCCGGACGGCGTTTCGACCCGCCTCCTCCTCGGTGCACCGGAGGGGGCCGCGACCGTGGTCGTCACCGCGGTCGCCGAGGACGGGGAGCGCGGCGAACGCCAGACCGTCCAGGTCGAGGCAGGGCACACCACCACCGCCGACCTGGAGACCCCGGACGGCGCCCACGTTCTGATGGTCGAAGTCGCCGAGGACTCCGGACCGGTCTACGCGGCCCGCGTCCTGTCCGACGGCTCGGGCGACAAGCGGGTCACCGCCACACTGCCGGTCCTACCCGCCCCGGCCGAGGTCCTGCTGCCCCCGGTCCAGGACACCCTCACCGGTGTGGTGCCCTGA
- a CDS encoding phosphomannomutase/phosphoglucomutase, with protein MGDLGQIFKAYDIRGVVPDTLDAGISRAIGAAFARVAGGAAVVVAHDMRPSSPELAAAFAEGVTSQGVDVVFAGLGSTDLLYYASGHLGLPGAMFTASHNPAQYNGIKMCRAEAAPISSETGLDEIRALAEKGVPAHEGPEGTVTERDMLAGYAAHLRSLVDLSDIRPLKVVVDAGNGMGGHTVPAVLGDTVLDPLPLEVVPLYFELDGTFPNHPANPLDPDNIVDLQARVRATGADIGLAFDGDADRCFVVDERGEPVPPSAITAMVAVRELAKEPGATIIHNLITSHAVPEIVREHGGEPVRTRVGHSFIKETMAQTGAIFGGEHSAHYYFRDFWRADTGMLAAMHVLRFLGSGTGKLSEITAEYSRYAASGEINSEVVDQGGRMAAVSEAYAGRADARIDHLDGLTVALADGSWFNVRASNTEPLLRLNVEAPDTATMAKLRDDVLAVIRA; from the coding sequence GTGGGCGACCTCGGTCAGATCTTCAAGGCATACGACATCCGGGGCGTGGTCCCGGACACGCTGGACGCCGGCATCTCACGGGCCATCGGCGCGGCGTTCGCCCGCGTGGCGGGGGGTGCGGCAGTCGTCGTCGCGCACGACATGCGGCCGTCCTCACCCGAACTCGCCGCCGCGTTCGCCGAGGGCGTCACCTCGCAGGGCGTCGACGTCGTGTTCGCCGGGCTGGGCTCGACCGACCTGCTGTACTACGCCTCCGGGCACCTCGGGCTGCCCGGCGCGATGTTCACCGCCAGCCACAACCCGGCCCAGTACAACGGCATCAAAATGTGCCGGGCCGAGGCGGCGCCGATCAGCTCGGAGACCGGGCTGGACGAGATCCGCGCGCTCGCCGAGAAGGGCGTGCCGGCCCATGAGGGCCCCGAGGGAACCGTGACCGAGCGCGACATGCTCGCCGGCTACGCCGCGCACCTGCGCTCACTGGTGGACCTCTCCGACATCCGTCCACTGAAAGTCGTCGTGGACGCCGGGAACGGCATGGGCGGCCACACCGTTCCGGCGGTGCTCGGCGACACCGTGCTCGACCCGCTGCCGCTGGAGGTCGTGCCGCTGTACTTCGAGCTCGACGGCACGTTCCCCAACCACCCGGCCAACCCGCTGGACCCCGACAACATCGTCGATCTGCAGGCCAGGGTGCGCGCCACCGGCGCCGACATCGGCCTGGCGTTCGACGGCGACGCCGACCGCTGCTTCGTCGTCGACGAGCGCGGCGAGCCGGTCCCGCCGTCGGCCATCACCGCGATGGTCGCGGTCCGGGAGCTGGCCAAGGAGCCGGGCGCGACCATCATCCACAACCTGATCACCTCGCACGCCGTCCCGGAGATCGTCCGCGAGCACGGCGGCGAGCCGGTGCGGACCCGTGTCGGGCACTCCTTCATCAAGGAGACGATGGCCCAGACCGGGGCGATCTTCGGCGGCGAGCACTCGGCGCACTACTACTTCCGCGACTTCTGGCGGGCCGACACCGGAATGCTGGCGGCCATGCACGTGCTGCGGTTCCTCGGCTCCGGCACCGGTAAACTGTCGGAGATCACCGCAGAGTACTCGCGCTACGCGGCCTCGGGCGAGATCAACTCCGAGGTCGTCGACCAGGGTGGGCGCATGGCCGCCGTGAGCGAGGCCTACGCGGGCCGCGCCGACGCCCGGATCGACCACCTCGACGGGCTGACCGTGGCGCTCGCCGACGGGAGCTGGTTCAACGTGCGCGCCTCGAACACCGAGCCGCTGCTCCGGCTCAACGTCGAGGCGCCCGACACCGCGACCATGGCCAAGCTCCGCGACGACGTCCTGGCCGTCATCCGGGCCTGA
- a CDS encoding metallopeptidase family protein, producing the protein MRRRDRRGRGIRGPLAPPELPIARSRAQIFDDLVLDAVERLERLWARELANVEFLVEDVPQVPAGVTAEDGIPFSRLESTRSGQARIIIYRRPVEIRTKEPEEMALLVYDTVVEEVANLLGLEPETVDPEA; encoded by the coding sequence ATACGGCGCCGTGACCGCCGCGGGCGCGGCATTCGCGGACCTCTGGCTCCGCCTGAACTCCCTATCGCCCGCAGCAGGGCACAGATCTTCGACGACCTCGTGCTCGACGCCGTCGAGCGCTTGGAGCGCCTGTGGGCCCGGGAACTGGCCAACGTGGAATTCCTGGTCGAGGACGTGCCGCAGGTCCCCGCCGGGGTCACCGCGGAAGACGGCATCCCCTTCTCCCGGCTCGAATCGACCCGGTCCGGGCAGGCGCGCATCATCATCTACCGCCGCCCGGTGGAGATCCGCACCAAGGAACCGGAGGAGATGGCGCTCCTCGTCTACGACACCGTCGTCGAGGAGGTCGCCAACCTGCTGGGCCTGGAGCCGGAGACCGTCGACCCCGAGGCGTGA